Proteins encoded together in one Chitinophaga sp. LS1 window:
- a CDS encoding RagB/SusD family nutrient uptake outer membrane protein translates to MKRYYFLLILLTGFACNKQLEEYNPSGLTTDQVFSTPEGFETLVNAVYTYNRWWYGKEEGYSISEMGTDLWTSGTGDKYPDITQYINLQASNTVMSGLWKQLYAAINLCNTGIGRIDKAGYTDDVKKKRNAELHFMRAFYYWHIVEMWGGVHFTVDETTGVQTTANRTPVDTFYAQIFRDLDVAVNDLPLTTTDYGRATKPVAQAFLARMCLTRNLNERAAVLADSVINNYGYSLQAKYADLWSMSNLQNKEVVWAVNYMKNLVYDDRVDATLYPNGHSRGANNGHLMFIMKYDDLPGMQRDVTNGRPFNRYMPSLFLLNLFNENADARYAATFKQVWYCNNLNTAPAGMKLGDTAIVITKYAVTNADTAGKKYRTYDRNIVYATNGGGKDRTHYISLQKFDDPTRASMNEEESARDAFIIRLAEMYLIAAEAQFKLGNNGKAADYINVIRKRAAIAGHEADMLITDADITLDFILDERARELAGEQLRWFDLKRTGKLEERIKNYSPDPATYFQSYHNLRPIPQDQIDAVTNKAEFTQNPGYQ, encoded by the coding sequence ATGAAACGCTACTATTTCCTCCTCATATTATTAACCGGCTTCGCTTGTAACAAGCAGCTGGAAGAATACAATCCATCGGGCCTCACTACCGATCAGGTATTCAGTACCCCCGAAGGTTTTGAAACCCTGGTAAATGCCGTCTACACCTACAATCGCTGGTGGTACGGCAAAGAAGAAGGGTACAGCATCTCTGAAATGGGGACCGACCTCTGGACCAGCGGTACCGGTGATAAATACCCAGACATCACCCAATACATAAATTTACAGGCCAGCAATACCGTGATGAGTGGACTCTGGAAACAACTCTATGCCGCCATCAACCTGTGCAATACCGGCATTGGCCGCATCGACAAAGCAGGTTATACCGACGATGTCAAAAAGAAGCGCAACGCAGAACTCCACTTTATGCGTGCATTCTACTACTGGCACATCGTAGAAATGTGGGGCGGCGTACACTTTACGGTGGATGAAACCACAGGTGTCCAGACGACAGCTAATCGTACTCCCGTAGATACCTTTTACGCCCAGATATTCCGTGACCTGGATGTCGCTGTCAACGACCTGCCACTCACTACAACAGACTATGGCCGTGCTACCAAACCTGTAGCCCAGGCTTTTCTGGCCAGGATGTGCCTGACCCGCAATCTCAACGAAAGAGCAGCTGTACTCGCTGACTCTGTTATTAACAATTATGGATATAGCTTACAGGCAAAATATGCCGACCTTTGGAGCATGAGCAACCTGCAGAATAAGGAAGTGGTGTGGGCTGTGAACTATATGAAAAACCTGGTCTACGATGACCGGGTTGATGCCACCCTTTATCCCAACGGTCATTCCCGCGGTGCCAACAATGGTCACCTCATGTTCATCATGAAGTACGATGACCTGCCCGGTATGCAGCGCGATGTAACCAATGGCCGTCCTTTCAACAGGTATATGCCATCGCTCTTCCTGCTGAACCTGTTCAACGAAAATGCTGATGCCCGTTATGCAGCTACCTTCAAACAGGTATGGTATTGCAATAACCTGAATACAGCGCCAGCTGGTATGAAACTGGGGGATACCGCGATTGTAATCACTAAATATGCAGTCACCAACGCAGATACCGCCGGCAAAAAATACAGAACGTACGACAGGAATATAGTATATGCTACAAACGGCGGCGGTAAAGACCGTACGCACTATATTTCTCTACAGAAATTCGATGATCCTACCCGTGCCTCCATGAATGAAGAAGAAAGCGCCCGCGATGCATTCATCATTCGGCTGGCCGAGATGTACCTGATCGCAGCTGAAGCACAGTTCAAACTGGGCAACAATGGCAAAGCTGCGGACTACATCAACGTGATTCGTAAAAGAGCCGCCATCGCCGGTCATGAAGCCGATATGCTCATCACCGATGCCGACATCACACTCGACTTCATCCTCGATGAAAGAGCACGTGAACTGGCTGGCGAACAGTTAAGATGGTTCGATCTGAAACGTACCGGCAAACTGGAAGAACGTATTAAAAACTACAGCCCTGATCCGGCCACCTACTTCCAGTCTTATCACAACCTGCGCCCGATTCCGCAGGATCAGATAGATGCCGTGACCAACAAAGCTGAATTCACTCAAAATCCTGGCTACCAATAA
- a CDS encoding glycosyl hydrolase family 28 protein has protein sequence MNIRRYLLVLLLPLISWMPADQPRIFLIGDSTMSNKPLEDNPERGWGQLFPQFLDGIEVKNYAVNGRSTKSFINEHRWDSVLAQLKQGDWVLIQFGHNDQKKEDSSRYAAPNGAYKDNLLRFVKEARAKGANPVLITPVMRRKFDDKGNFVDQHGEYPGVVRALAAQYKVPLIDLHKSSEALIVQHGVQGSEKLFKTTPAGHYTKLPDGVTDNTHFNTYGATLIAGLVAKEIHEKHIGLDPFLKKTAFEGKYRFDLPEIYEPHFRRDTLNILSFGAKSDGVTLNSQSINAAIDTCSNRGGGVVMIPSGLWLTGPIVLKSNVNLYLAPNSILQFTTDFSQYPLIETTYEGLKAMRCQAPLSALNAENIAITGKGILDGGGDAWRIVKKDKLTESQWKRLTTSGGITGDDQKTWYPSEKSLKGSKTQQAGVIAPGKTAADYNDIKDFLRPNMISIASCKYVLLEGVTFQNSPAWCLHPLLCEHITLRNVYAKNPWYAQNGDGLDLESCRFARIEGCTFDVGDDGICIKSGRDEQGRKRGVPTADVIVNNCTVYHAHGGFVIGSEMSGGANNLYVSDCSFLGTDIGLRFKTTRGRGGIVEKIYVSNINMENIPAEAILFDMYYMAKDPVVLVGEKRETPKVETIPVTDGTPRFRDFHINNVVCNGAAKAIFIRGLPEMPISDIYLNNITIKADKAGDCIEGKNIQLTNVKLLTADNGKMNVQDSKAIKMGD, from the coding sequence ATGAATATAAGACGTTATTTACTGGTATTATTGTTACCGTTGATCAGCTGGATGCCGGCTGATCAACCCCGTATTTTCCTGATTGGCGATTCCACCATGTCCAACAAACCACTGGAAGATAATCCCGAAAGAGGTTGGGGCCAACTGTTCCCGCAATTCCTGGATGGCATTGAAGTAAAGAACTATGCCGTGAATGGCAGAAGCACCAAAAGCTTCATCAACGAACATCGCTGGGATTCTGTTTTAGCACAATTAAAACAGGGTGACTGGGTGCTCATCCAGTTTGGCCACAATGACCAGAAGAAAGAAGATTCCTCCCGTTATGCAGCTCCGAACGGCGCATACAAAGACAACCTGTTGCGCTTTGTAAAAGAAGCCCGCGCCAAAGGTGCCAACCCCGTACTCATCACACCCGTGATGCGGCGTAAGTTTGACGACAAAGGCAATTTCGTGGACCAGCATGGGGAATATCCCGGTGTAGTGAGGGCACTGGCCGCTCAGTACAAAGTGCCCCTCATCGACCTGCACAAAAGCAGTGAAGCCCTCATTGTACAACATGGTGTTCAGGGTTCTGAAAAGCTATTTAAAACCACACCGGCAGGGCACTATACCAAATTGCCCGATGGCGTCACAGACAATACCCACTTTAACACCTACGGCGCTACCCTCATTGCAGGGCTGGTGGCAAAGGAAATTCATGAGAAACACATTGGGCTGGATCCTTTCCTGAAAAAGACCGCTTTTGAAGGCAAATACCGCTTTGATCTGCCAGAGATATATGAACCTCATTTCAGAAGAGATACGCTGAATATCCTGTCCTTTGGTGCCAAATCTGATGGTGTGACCCTCAATAGTCAGAGCATCAACGCCGCTATCGATACCTGTAGCAACAGGGGGGGAGGGGTGGTAATGATTCCTTCCGGCTTATGGCTCACTGGTCCGATCGTATTAAAAAGCAATGTGAACCTTTATCTGGCGCCTAATTCCATCTTACAGTTTACGACCGATTTTTCCCAATACCCTTTAATAGAAACAACCTACGAAGGGCTGAAAGCCATGCGCTGCCAGGCCCCTCTTTCTGCACTCAATGCAGAAAACATTGCGATCACCGGCAAAGGTATTCTCGATGGCGGCGGCGATGCATGGCGCATCGTCAAGAAAGATAAGCTGACAGAAAGCCAATGGAAGAGACTGACCACTTCCGGCGGTATTACCGGCGATGACCAGAAAACCTGGTACCCGTCTGAGAAATCACTGAAAGGTTCGAAAACCCAGCAAGCGGGCGTGATCGCTCCCGGCAAAACCGCTGCTGATTACAATGATATCAAAGACTTCCTGCGCCCTAACATGATCAGCATCGCGTCCTGCAAATATGTATTGCTGGAAGGCGTAACTTTTCAGAACTCTCCGGCGTGGTGTTTGCACCCATTATTGTGTGAACACATCACCCTGAGAAATGTATATGCAAAGAACCCATGGTATGCACAGAATGGCGATGGACTTGATCTTGAATCCTGCCGTTTTGCGCGCATCGAAGGTTGTACCTTCGATGTAGGTGATGATGGCATCTGTATCAAATCCGGCAGAGATGAACAGGGTAGAAAAAGAGGGGTGCCTACGGCCGATGTGATCGTGAATAATTGTACGGTGTACCATGCACACGGTGGCTTCGTGATCGGTAGCGAAATGTCAGGCGGAGCGAACAATTTATATGTATCTGATTGTTCTTTCTTAGGCACCGATATCGGATTGCGTTTCAAAACAACCCGTGGTCGTGGTGGTATCGTAGAAAAGATCTACGTGAGTAATATCAATATGGAAAACATTCCTGCGGAAGCCATCCTCTTTGATATGTACTACATGGCGAAAGACCCTGTGGTACTGGTAGGTGAGAAAAGAGAAACACCTAAGGTGGAGACGATTCCTGTTACAGACGGCACGCCCCGCTTCCGGGATTTTCATATCAATAATGTGGTGTGTAATGGTGCGGCAAAGGCGATCTTTATCCGGGGCTTACCAGAAATGCCTATCAGTGATATCTACCTGAATAATATCACCATCAAAGCAGACAAAGCCGGTGATTGCATAGAAGGTAAAAACATCCAACTGACCAACGTAAAACTGCTCACTGCCGACAATGGCAAAATGAACGTGCAGGATAGCAAAGCAATAAAAATGGGAGACTAA
- a CDS encoding tagaturonate reductase, translating into MQLSKNHVALPELPEKVLQFGTGVLLRGLPDYFIDKANKAGIFNGRIVVIKSTDKGGTDTFAAQDHLYTQCIQGIHAGQRISEHVINTSISRVLSAASQWTEILACAENPDMEIIISNTTEVGISLTDDDIHANPPSSFPGKLLAFLLKRYQFNQQGMVIIPTELIPDNGTKLKNIVLEQAKRHHLEQPFIHWLETENDFCNSLVDRIVPGALPKEEQAATEKQLGYEDQLMIMSEVYRLWAIETNSEKVKKILSFAKADEGVVLAPNINVFRELKLRLLNGTHTLTCGLAHLAGFETVREAMEDAAFEAVIAALMQHEIVPAITDINIREDAAHRFAISVLDRFRNPYIQHRWLSITMQYTSKMKMRVIPILKKYYQHVHEVPALLAMGFAAYLLTMKQDIQDDHAAYFKEKWAQLSPEALVQEVLKNEALWGEDLTRYKGFAQAVTVMLNNLINEGAATLIKRVAAETTVI; encoded by the coding sequence ATGCAATTGTCAAAAAATCACGTAGCCCTCCCGGAGCTTCCTGAAAAGGTACTGCAATTTGGTACCGGCGTGCTTCTCCGTGGTCTCCCTGATTATTTCATAGATAAAGCCAACAAAGCCGGCATTTTCAACGGCCGTATTGTCGTGATCAAATCAACTGACAAAGGTGGTACGGATACCTTTGCTGCTCAGGATCATCTCTATACTCAATGTATACAGGGAATCCATGCCGGACAGCGTATTTCAGAACATGTCATTAATACTTCTATCAGCCGGGTACTCTCCGCAGCATCGCAATGGACTGAGATCCTTGCCTGCGCAGAGAACCCCGATATGGAGATCATTATATCCAATACAACCGAAGTCGGTATTAGTCTTACAGATGATGATATTCATGCAAACCCGCCATCTTCTTTCCCCGGAAAATTGCTCGCGTTCTTATTGAAACGCTACCAGTTTAACCAGCAAGGGATGGTCATCATCCCTACAGAACTCATTCCGGACAATGGTACGAAACTGAAAAATATCGTCCTTGAACAGGCAAAACGACATCATTTAGAACAACCTTTCATTCACTGGCTGGAAACAGAAAACGACTTCTGTAATTCGCTCGTAGACCGCATTGTACCCGGTGCATTGCCAAAAGAAGAACAGGCGGCGACAGAGAAACAGCTTGGTTATGAAGACCAACTCATGATCATGTCTGAAGTCTATCGGCTATGGGCAATAGAGACCAATAGTGAAAAAGTAAAAAAGATACTTTCTTTTGCTAAAGCAGATGAAGGTGTGGTACTCGCACCAAACATCAATGTATTCCGTGAATTGAAGTTGCGCTTATTGAATGGTACGCACACGCTCACCTGTGGGTTAGCACATCTGGCCGGGTTTGAAACCGTGCGCGAAGCAATGGAGGATGCCGCTTTTGAAGCAGTGATTGCAGCCCTCATGCAGCATGAAATCGTGCCTGCTATTACTGATATCAATATCCGTGAAGATGCTGCGCATCGCTTTGCTATCAGCGTATTGGACCGCTTCCGCAATCCATACATCCAACATCGCTGGCTCAGCATCACCATGCAGTATACGAGCAAAATGAAAATGCGTGTCATTCCCATTCTGAAAAAATACTACCAGCATGTACATGAAGTGCCTGCATTACTGGCCATGGGTTTTGCTGCATATCTGCTCACCATGAAGCAGGATATTCAGGATGATCATGCTGCGTACTTCAAAGAAAAATGGGCGCAATTATCTCCTGAAGCGCTGGTACAGGAAGTGCTGAAAAATGAAGCCTTATGGGGCGAAGACTTAACCCGATACAAAGGATTCGCACAGGCTGTTACCGTCATGTTGAATAATTTAATAAATGAAGGAGCCGCTACATTAATCAAACGGGTAGCAGCAGAAACAACCGTGATATGA
- a CDS encoding SusC/RagA family TonB-linked outer membrane protein has translation MKKLLMFCCLVLSTVSWAFAQTHVIKGKVTDATTGEPLIMVSVQLKGTTTGTQTDASGNFSINVPNPQGVLTFTYMGYEALTRNIDGNTSLSIAMTKDNKQLDEVVVIGYGEVKKRDLTGSVVSVKGAELKKVPTTNVMESVQGKLPGVDITKSSGASGAKINVTVRGNRSIRADNGPLYIVDGVQYQNIQDINSNDIQSMEVLKDASSTAIYGSRGANGVIIITTRKGALGKPKVSLNTYVGNNEVAGYPSMMTGPQYVALKREAYHTTGRWNSDADDALIFNAAEVNAIQNNLWTNYADLLIHNGLQQDYQVGVTGGSDKTKVYFSLDYFDEKGLFKLDRTRRYSARLNIDQTISNILKAGMQSQVTYYDQDARRDPLNQANKIVPLNGPYDADGNFVLFPNNGSAINPLADEQPNIYQNNSRVTRTFINAYVELTPLKGLSLRSNLGVTLDNARQGIFAAKNSIDRSTASTSRSQYNTGAQRYLSWENVANYSHQFGQHSIGITGVASLLSDQRDSSFLQGEGQLLPSQLYYALANSVSGIAVRTNYLSSKLISFTGRVNYNYKGKYLLSLTGRSDGSSKLAPGNKWAFFPSAAAAWRISDESFMKGQNVFSDLKLRASYGIAGNDAVSPYSTASYLSKIPFSYDDTNAALAYGIGNQVGNKNLKWELSATADVGLDFSVLNGRIGATIDYYDTHTKDLLLQRTLPSSSGVTTVIQNIGKTRNRGIEIGINTTNISTGKLTWTSNIVFSKNKEEIVSLADANTNDVANGWFIGYPVKVYYDYQKLGIWQTDEATEAAKYGYKPGNIKVKDINGDGALNTQDRVVLGRQVPTWSGGFNNDIRYANFDLNVYVFARIGQYIYSEYAAKFDPQGLENSAPLDYWTPDHATNAYPRPNASVSKDGTPFIKTLGYQEGSFVKIRNISLGYTLPAGALKTVHLSSVRVYVTGKNLFTFSKVKDYDPERGGDLSNPLTKMYVAGLNVEF, from the coding sequence ATGAAAAAACTACTGATGTTTTGCTGCCTCGTGCTCAGCACTGTCAGTTGGGCGTTCGCTCAAACCCATGTTATCAAAGGAAAGGTGACCGATGCTACCACCGGCGAACCTCTCATCATGGTGAGCGTTCAACTCAAAGGCACTACCACTGGCACTCAAACCGATGCCTCTGGGAATTTCTCCATCAATGTCCCCAATCCACAGGGCGTGCTCACATTCACCTACATGGGGTATGAAGCACTCACCCGCAATATTGACGGAAACACAAGCCTGAGCATCGCAATGACAAAAGATAACAAACAACTGGATGAGGTAGTCGTAATCGGCTATGGTGAAGTAAAGAAAAGAGACCTCACCGGCTCCGTTGTTTCTGTCAAAGGCGCTGAACTCAAAAAAGTGCCTACTACCAACGTGATGGAATCTGTTCAGGGTAAACTCCCCGGCGTAGACATCACCAAAAGCTCCGGTGCCTCCGGCGCAAAGATCAACGTCACCGTGAGAGGTAATCGCTCCATCCGCGCAGACAACGGCCCCCTCTACATTGTAGACGGTGTACAATACCAAAACATTCAGGACATCAACTCCAACGATATTCAAAGCATGGAAGTGCTCAAAGACGCTTCCTCCACCGCTATCTATGGTTCCAGAGGTGCAAACGGTGTGATCATCATTACCACCCGCAAAGGCGCGCTGGGCAAGCCTAAGGTAAGTCTCAACACTTACGTGGGCAACAACGAAGTAGCCGGCTATCCATCCATGATGACGGGCCCTCAGTACGTTGCCCTCAAAAGAGAAGCCTACCACACCACCGGCCGCTGGAACTCCGATGCCGATGATGCACTCATCTTTAACGCTGCTGAAGTGAATGCTATTCAAAACAACCTCTGGACCAACTATGCTGACCTGCTTATTCATAACGGCTTACAGCAGGATTATCAGGTGGGGGTAACCGGTGGCTCCGACAAAACAAAGGTTTACTTTTCCCTCGACTACTTTGATGAAAAAGGTTTATTCAAACTCGATCGTACCCGTCGCTACAGCGCCCGCCTGAACATCGATCAGACCATCAGCAACATCCTGAAAGCTGGTATGCAAAGCCAGGTCACTTACTACGACCAGGATGCGCGCCGCGACCCTTTAAATCAGGCCAACAAAATCGTACCCCTCAATGGTCCGTACGATGCTGACGGTAATTTCGTACTGTTCCCCAACAATGGCTCTGCCATCAACCCACTGGCAGATGAACAGCCTAATATCTACCAGAACAATAGTCGTGTCACCAGGACATTCATCAATGCCTACGTAGAGCTTACACCACTCAAAGGCTTGTCTCTCCGCTCAAACCTGGGCGTTACGCTGGACAATGCCCGACAGGGGATCTTTGCTGCTAAAAATTCCATCGACAGGTCTACCGCCTCTACCTCGCGTTCCCAGTACAACACAGGTGCACAACGCTACCTGAGCTGGGAAAACGTAGCCAACTATTCACACCAGTTCGGACAGCACTCCATCGGTATCACCGGTGTAGCCAGCCTGCTCTCCGACCAGCGTGACTCGAGCTTTCTGCAGGGTGAAGGACAACTGTTGCCCTCGCAGCTTTACTATGCACTTGCCAATAGTGTAAGTGGTATAGCGGTTCGTACGAACTACCTTTCCAGTAAACTCATCTCCTTCACTGGGCGTGTGAATTACAACTATAAAGGTAAGTACCTGCTATCCCTCACCGGCCGCTCTGATGGCTCTTCTAAACTGGCCCCCGGCAATAAATGGGCGTTCTTCCCATCAGCTGCCGCTGCCTGGAGGATCAGTGACGAATCGTTCATGAAAGGACAAAATGTATTCAGCGATCTTAAACTCCGCGCCAGCTACGGTATTGCAGGCAACGATGCTGTATCGCCATACTCCACCGCCAGTTACCTGAGCAAGATCCCATTCTCTTACGATGACACCAACGCTGCCCTTGCATATGGCATCGGTAACCAGGTTGGCAACAAGAACCTGAAATGGGAACTCTCTGCCACTGCGGATGTAGGCCTGGATTTTAGTGTGCTGAATGGCAGAATAGGCGCTACTATCGACTACTATGATACTCATACCAAAGACCTGCTGCTGCAAAGGACGCTACCTTCTTCTTCCGGTGTGACCACCGTGATCCAGAACATCGGAAAGACCCGCAACAGAGGGATTGAAATAGGCATCAATACGACGAATATCAGTACCGGCAAACTAACCTGGACTTCCAATATCGTCTTCTCCAAAAACAAAGAAGAAATCGTTTCGCTGGCAGACGCCAACACCAACGACGTTGCCAATGGATGGTTCATTGGTTACCCTGTAAAAGTATATTATGATTACCAGAAATTAGGCATCTGGCAAACGGATGAAGCCACAGAAGCCGCTAAGTACGGTTACAAACCCGGTAATATCAAAGTAAAAGATATCAATGGCGACGGTGCGCTCAACACACAGGACAGAGTAGTACTGGGCAGACAGGTACCTACCTGGAGCGGTGGTTTTAACAACGATATCCGCTACGCTAATTTCGATCTGAACGTCTATGTATTCGCACGTATCGGTCAGTACATCTACTCTGAATATGCTGCCAAATTCGATCCACAGGGTCTGGAAAACAGTGCTCCTTTGGACTACTGGACGCCGGACCATGCTACCAATGCTTATCCAAGACCCAATGCCAGCGTGTCAAAAGATGGTACGCCATTCATCAAAACATTGGGTTATCAGGAAGGCTCTTTTGTAAAGATCAGGAATATCTCACTGGGATATACCTTGCCAGCAGGCGCATTGAAGACGGTACACCTCAGCAGTGTAAGAGTGTACGTCACCGGCAAGAACCTCTTCACCTTCAGCAAGGTGAAAGACTACGATCCGGAAAGAGGCGGGGACCTCAGCAACCCGCTCACCAAAATGTATGTCGCTGGCTTAAACGTAGAATTCTGA
- a CDS encoding glycoside hydrolase family 88 protein, with translation MKRTGLIFLLAVAATMQGNAQSAAPMATTVMRLWKDSLQETGKTPHWTYDQGVVLEGFAGLWKNTGDGKYFQFIQEGIDTYIDKEGNIRTYKQDDYNIDNIKNGRALLLLYKVTNEEKYKLAAEKLREQLRKQPRTNAGGFWHKKRYPYQMWLDGLYMGEPFYAEYAALFHEDTAFRDITRQFVLMETNSRDAKTGLLYHAYDESRQQKWADKTTGRSPNFWGRAMGWYGMALVDVLEYYPAGHPGRDSLLQILQRYAAAVKKYQDPASGVWYQILDKAGRKGNYLEASVSSMFVYTLAKGIRLGYLPESYLSIAKKGFTGINKQFIRPAAEGGVNLEGTVNVGGLGGDPYRDGSYEYYLSEKVIQNDPKGVGAYMQAANEIDLLAIPKTGKGLTITIDNFFNHEVRSNGTTWHYVWDEMDNGGYSLWGEIFHNKGVRTAMLPAAPTAANLAKTNIFLIVDPDTEKETAKPNFMTPAYADVIYDWVKKGGVLVILQNDKGNSEIEKFNTLTERFGIHFNEDSRNHVEGKQFEQGALYLPAGNPVFARTKKIYIKEISTLKLSPPATSIFNDKGDVIMAVAKVGKGAVFAVGDPWFYNEYLDGRRLSPDFENYQAAADLADWMIREAKK, from the coding sequence ATGAAAAGAACAGGCTTAATTTTTCTATTAGCTGTAGCTGCCACCATGCAGGGCAATGCGCAATCTGCTGCCCCGATGGCCACTACTGTCATGCGATTATGGAAAGACTCATTACAGGAAACCGGCAAAACGCCTCACTGGACTTACGACCAGGGTGTAGTACTGGAAGGCTTTGCAGGCCTCTGGAAAAACACCGGTGATGGAAAGTATTTCCAGTTTATCCAGGAGGGCATTGACACGTACATTGACAAGGAAGGTAACATCCGTACTTACAAACAGGATGATTACAACATCGATAACATCAAAAACGGCCGCGCTTTATTGTTGCTGTACAAAGTGACCAATGAAGAGAAATATAAATTGGCTGCTGAAAAACTAAGGGAACAGTTGCGCAAACAACCCCGTACAAATGCCGGTGGTTTCTGGCACAAGAAGCGCTACCCTTACCAGATGTGGTTAGATGGTTTATATATGGGTGAACCTTTCTATGCAGAATACGCGGCTTTATTCCACGAGGATACTGCCTTCCGTGATATCACGAGACAATTCGTGCTCATGGAAACAAACAGCCGGGATGCAAAAACAGGATTACTCTATCATGCCTATGATGAATCCCGCCAACAGAAATGGGCGGATAAGACCACAGGGCGCTCCCCAAATTTCTGGGGTAGGGCCATGGGTTGGTATGGAATGGCGCTCGTAGACGTATTGGAATATTATCCTGCCGGTCATCCGGGCAGAGACAGCCTGTTACAGATCTTACAACGCTATGCAGCAGCTGTAAAGAAATACCAGGACCCTGCCAGCGGTGTTTGGTACCAGATCTTAGACAAAGCAGGCAGGAAAGGGAATTACCTTGAAGCCTCTGTAAGCAGTATGTTTGTATACACACTGGCCAAAGGGATCCGCTTAGGTTACCTGCCTGAATCCTATTTATCCATCGCAAAAAAAGGGTTCACCGGGATCAATAAACAATTCATTCGTCCTGCTGCCGAAGGCGGTGTAAACCTCGAAGGTACTGTTAACGTCGGGGGCCTGGGAGGCGATCCTTACCGCGATGGCAGCTATGAATACTACCTGAGTGAAAAGGTGATCCAGAACGATCCCAAAGGAGTAGGCGCCTATATGCAGGCTGCCAATGAAATAGACCTGCTGGCCATTCCTAAAACAGGCAAAGGGCTCACCATCACCATCGATAATTTCTTCAACCATGAAGTAAGAAGCAATGGTACCACCTGGCATTATGTATGGGATGAGATGGATAATGGTGGGTACTCTCTCTGGGGCGAAATTTTCCACAACAAAGGTGTGCGTACCGCCATGCTGCCTGCTGCACCCACAGCTGCAAATCTGGCAAAGACCAATATCTTCCTGATCGTAGATCCTGATACTGAAAAGGAAACTGCGAAACCTAATTTCATGACGCCTGCTTATGCTGATGTGATCTATGACTGGGTAAAGAAAGGAGGTGTCCTGGTCATCCTGCAAAACGACAAAGGTAATTCAGAAATAGAAAAATTCAACACCCTTACAGAGCGCTTCGGTATTCACTTTAATGAAGATAGCCGCAACCATGTAGAAGGAAAGCAATTTGAGCAGGGCGCTTTATACCTGCCTGCAGGAAACCCTGTTTTTGCCCGCACAAAGAAAATCTACATCAAAGAGATCTCGACGCTGAAACTCTCGCCACCCGCTACCTCCATCTTCAATGATAAAGGAGATGTGATCATGGCGGTGGCCAAAGTAGGCAAGGGTGCAGTATTTGCAGTAGGCGATCCCTGGTTCTACAATGAATACCTTGATGGTCGCAGACTCTCACCCGATTTTGAAAATTATCAGGCAGCAGCTGATCTGGCAGATTGGATGATTCGGGAGGCAAAGAAATAA